The following proteins are co-located in the Enoplosus armatus isolate fEnoArm2 chromosome 8, fEnoArm2.hap1, whole genome shotgun sequence genome:
- the fignl2 gene encoding fidgetin-like protein 2, with the protein MFSRVQNWDDIPSPATKSFTQPKRTMYPCLLKMHWNPEHAQSLSQWPEQHLDVSSTTSSPAHKSELYSGRSRGSYNYAWANDDISALTASNLLKRYADKYAGVLDSPYDRPPTVGTYPEPGAFGALNVPKTELEPWPLTHSTDASYSLVPPGGHDSLSGSKAAATSAGPPGVGSVSVVNSNLSDSGYSGSSSCSGSSEYPSSYNGTYLSSGYCPQPSAALPPASLHTLQSTPTLVPSYSPTTPVYNYPPSTYPPQTSLAPSYSHPSATYLPSGLPTPTPVPSRPTVVGGSYSYQSTNHGTSESGGTLKRKAFEMSVEEDESGDGSRYRKYSYDPLKAGGHSPYSVNDKTECRGNGFSSSGSTDPQTFKPNKPSSQPLVSPQYGAAGEYSPPAGMTGENGVAEQSFIQQQHRSQAHKRSPLCAPTVETMKSPDPRLLDFVNGELMDCSPALGWGELAGLTHVKAALEEDLLWPVLRPSPVMQPPRTVLLFGPRGGGKTTLTRSLASQLGASFYRLSGAMLASKGKAEAEHILGSLLQVAGARQPSVVLLSQVEAMEEEGLRQTLLTTLEKAQVGTPGLVILVCATGRPDLLQDAVHRSFAKRYHVGLPDVGMRRQVLLQALSPQGCSLSERELSAVLQRTEGFSVWELLQLSQQALSSASSPTGAMHGLPTPSKPPAFTDFENAFCKVRPHTTTKELDTCIEWSKMYNH; encoded by the coding sequence GCCTGTTAAAGATGCACTGGAACCCAGAGCATGCCCAGTCTCTTAGCCAGTGGCCTGAGCAGCACCTGGAtgtctcctccaccacctcctctccggCCCACAAGTCTGAACTGTACTCTGGCCGCAGCCGCGGTTCCTACAACTACGCCTGGGCCAATGACGACATCTCTGCTCTCACAGCCTCTAACCTGTTGAAGCGCTATGCTGATAAGTATGCTGGTGTGCTGGACTCACCGTATGACCGGCCACCTACTGTCGGCACCTACCCAGAGCCAGGGGCCTTTGGGGCTCTCAACGTCCCGAAGACTGAGCTGGAGCCCTGGCCACTGACGCACAGCACTGATGCCTCCTATTCCCTGGTGCCCCCTGGAGGCCATGACAGTCTCTCAGGTTCCAAGGCTGCAGCCACATCTGCGGGCCCTCCAGGGGTTGGCAGTGTGTCGGTGGTGAACAGTAACCTCTCAGACTCTGGCTACAGtggcagcagctcctgcagtgGCTCCAGCGAGTACCCCTCTAGCTACAATGGCACCTATCTTTCCTCAGGGTACTGTCCCCAACCCAGTGCAGCActtccccctgcctccctccacaCTCTCCAATCCACCCCCACTCTGGTGCCCAGCTATAGCCCTACCACACCTGTCTATAACTACCCCCCAAGCACATACCCTCCCCAGACCAGCCTTGCCCCCAGCTACAGCCACCCCTCTGCAACTTACCTACCGTCAGGTCTACCCACCCCTACTCCCGTTCCCTCGAGGCCCACAGTGGTAGGAGGCAGCTATAGTTACCAGAGCACCAACCATGGGACATCTGAGTCTGGAGggacattaaaaagaaaagcattcgAGATGAGTGTAGAAGAGGATGAGAGCGGGGACGGGTCTCGTTACAGGAAATACAGCTATGACCCCTTGAAGGCTGGGGGACACTCGCCCTACAGTGTGAATGACAAAACAGAGTGCCGGGGAAACGGCTTCAGTAGTTCAGGCAGCACAGACCCTCAAACCTTCAAGCCCAATAAGCCCTCCTCCCAGCCCCTGGTGTCTCCTCAGTATGGGGCAGCCGGGGAGTACAGCCCTCCAGCAGGCATGACGGGGGAAAATGGCGTGGCGGAGCAGAGCTTCATCCAACAGCAGCACCGTTCCCAGGCCCACAAACGCTCTCCACTGTGTGCTCCGACTGTTGAGACTATGAAGAGCCCAGACCCCCGATTGTTGGACTTTGTCAATGGGGAGTTAATGGACTGTAGCCCGGCACTGGGCTGGGGCGAGCTGGCAGGGCTCACCCATGTCAAGGCTGCCCTGGAGGAGGACCTTCTGTGGCCCGTGTTGAGGCCCAGTCCAGTGATGCAGCCACCAAGAACCGTCTTGCTGTTTGGCCCCCGGGGAGGGGGTAAGACGACGTTGACTCGTTCTTTGGCTTCGCAGCTGGGGGCTTCCTTCTACCGGTTGAGTGGAGCTATGCTGGCCTCTAAAGGGAAGGCTGAGGCAGAGCACATTCTGGGGTCTCTTTTGCAGGTGGCAGGGGCACGGCAGCCATCCGTGGTGCTGCTCAGCCAGGTGGAGgccatggaggaggaggggctgagGCAGACACTGCTGACCACCCTGGAGAAAGCCCAGGTGGGGACCCCAGGTCTGGTGATTCTTGTATGTGCCACTGGCAGGCCAGATCTGCTGCAAGATGCAGTTCATCGGAGCTTTGCCAAACGATATCACGTTGGCCTGCCAGATGTGGGTATGCGCAGGCAGGTGCTGCTGCAGGCACTGTCGCCTCAGGGCTGCAGCCTGAGCGAGAGGGAGCTAAGCGCTGTGCTGCAGCGCACAGAGGGCTTCTCAGTGTGGGAGCTACTTCAGCTCAGCCAGCAGGCACTCTCCTCAGCATCCTCCCCCACTGGGGCCATGCATGGCCTCCCCACACCCTCCAAACCCCCAGCCTTCACAGACTTTGAGAATGCCTTCTGCAAGGTGCGCccacacaccaccacaaaaGAACTGGACACTTGTATAGAGTGGAGCAAGATGTATAACCACTGA